From Paenibacillus graminis:
ACCAGACGGTGCAGATGGAATCTGGACGCCGCTACTTGGACGAACAGGGAACGGGGGCGCAGGAGCAGCCTGTCGAAATCGCCGGAGCGCAGCATCTGCCACGGGAAATAATCAAAGCCGCGGCACAGGCTCTCCGCCAGCCCAAAGGAAGCCACCGCCAGCGCATAGACCAGGATAATATGGGCGACCGTCCATTCTCCGATGTTGCCGAAGCGGGAGAAAAGCAGCACAGTCGCAATCGGGTCTGAGATGACCACAACAAGCACCTGGATCAGCATCAGCCACCAGCCTTTGTATTCCATGCCTGACAGGAGGTGCATCTGTAAGTATTTGTAATAGATTTTGCCTTCAGCGATCATCCTTCTCTTCACCCTCCTTGTACGATAATGCTTTTGAGTTTATGGTCCATGATGGTTCGTCCGGAAGCGATAAAGACTGCACTCCAAAAGAACTGCAGGCCAATGGCAGGCAGTGCAGCGGATGGCGTTAGACTGCCGACATACAGCTGAACCGGGATATCCGCAAACCCGCCAAACGGCTGGAGATAGAGAAAGGTCTGCATGAAGTCAGGCCAGAGACGGAGCGGAAGATAAGTGCCCGACAGGATTCCGCTGAACAGCAGCAGCATATAAGTAGGCCCGTCGCCCCAGGTGATATTTAACCGTATCGCCGTCACGAACATGGCAAAAGAGGAGCACAGCACAAAGGCCATCACGGCAGACAGCAGAAAACAGGCAAAGCCAAGAACGGAAGCCGGAGCACCGAGTGCGTAGCCCGCAGGCATCAGAAAACCGGTCAGGATTGTGGCAAGGCTGCGGAGCCATGAGGTTCCCAGCTTGCCTGCCGAGCTTTTGACGAACCAGTGTGTGTACAGATTCAGGGGGCGGCACAGCTCGACTCCGACATCGCCGTTGTTGATTTTGCTCATAATCTCACTGTCAATGCTCATCGTTTGCAGCACAAACAGCCCTTGGGCCAGCCACACATAGGATATGGTTTGCGATAAGGCAAGCCCGTTGTTATTCCAGGCCCCGTTATCGCTGTATGTATAGAACACGGTGAACAGGACGCACTCAATAAGGCCCCAGAAGACGCTGACGAACACGCCGGATATGGCGGAAGCGCGGTATTGCAGTCCTTCAGCCATTCGTATGCGGAAAAGGGAGCTGCAAGCCCTGCAGGTACTTCGGAAATTCATTTCACACCTCCTAAAAGTTTTGTTAGCATTGCCTCATTGAACCTGCTTCGTACAAAACTCGCTTCGAAAGCATATACTTAAGTTTTGTGAGCATATTGCCTCATTGAACCTGCTTCGAACAAAACTAGCTTCGGAAGCATATACTTAAGTTTTGTGAGCATCCGCTTAAACCAGTGACAGGTCATTATACATGGCAGCAATCATAGCATCCGTATTTACCTTCGTAATTACCTCGGGAGCATATTTCTCTTGCAGGCCGCCAAGCCGTCCGTCATACAGCAGCTGTCCATGCCCGATGACCATCACCCGCTCGCAGAGCGCTTCAATGTCGTCCATATCATGGGTGGTCAAAACCATGGTTACCCCGTATTTGCGGTTTTCCTCTTTCAAAAAGGTGCGCAGGGCGAGCTTGGATACCGCATCGAGTCCGATGGTCGGCTCATCCAGGAAGAGGATCGCGGGCCGGTGCAGAAGGGCGGCTACCAGCTCGCAGCGCATCCGCTGCCCCAGTGACAGCTGTCTGACAGGTGTTTTTAAGAGCGCTTCCACACCAAGGGTCTCCGTTAACTCCGCAAGTCTTGTTTTATAATCCCCGGCTCTTATGGCGTAAATATCCTTCAGCACGTCAAAAGAGTCCGCCACCGGCACATCCCACCACAGCTGGGACCGCTGCCCGAACACGACGCCGATCTTGGAGACATGCTCCACTCGGTTCTTCCAAGGAACGCTGCCCATAATGGTGCATTCGCCGTTGTCGGGTGTGAGGATGCCGCTCATCACCTTGACCGTAGTAGATTTGCCCGCACCGTTGGGCCCGATGTATCCGACAAGCTCGCCTTCCGCAATCTCAAAGCCGATTCCAGCCAGCGCTTCCACTTGCGCCACATTGCGCATAAAAGCCCCTCTCAGCAGCCCCCATCTTCCTTCAGGCCGTTTATACACCTTAAAGGTTTTACGGATATCCTTGAGTACAATTTGCATTTAGTGCACCTCCTTCGTGCAGAAGATCATAACATTCACGGGCCGCTGAGATAAAATGGCATTCATTCGTCCGTTGGTCCAATCAAGCCGTACAGGAGGGGATATCACATGAAATTGCTCCATTTTTCATAAAAATGCTTGCTATCTTGACATTTCCGTGCTATATTAATTTTATAGTTAACGCAAGTAAACCATAGTTTTTTTTACATATGTGTTTCAAAAATTGTCTTTAGTTACCGGTGAATTTTTCACCGGCATTTTTGCGTTTATATCACCTTTTTTCTGTCAGATGGGAGGTCAATCTGTGCTGCATTGGGGCAGGTAGGATATGTGCAGTGCGGAGAGTCGGACGATTGGGCAGGGAGCGCTGGGCACACTCCAACACGCTATGCCGCAGGCTCTGGCGAAATGAGAGGTAGAAATACCTTTGATTTCGGCGCAGATAGGCCATGTGGCGAAATGAGAGGTAGAAATACCTCTGATCTCGGCGTAGATAGGCCATATGGCGAAATGAGAGGTAGAAGTACCTTAGATTTCGACGTGGGCAGGCCATATGGGGAAATGAGAGGTAGAAATACCTTTGATCTCGGCGTGGGCAGGCCATATGGCGAAATGAGAGGTAGAAGTACCTTAGATTTCGACGTGGGCAGGCCATATGGGGAAATGAGAGGTAGAAATACCTTAGATTTCGGCGCAGATAGGCCATATGGCGAAATGAGAGGTAGAAATACCTCAGATTTCGGCGTGGGCAGGCCATATGGGGAAATGAGAGGTAGAAATACCGTAGATTTCGGCGTGGGCAGGCCATGTTGGGAAATGAGAGGTAGAAATACCTTAGATTTCGGCGCAGATAGGCCATATGGCGAAATGAGAGGTAGAAATACCTTTGATCTCGGCGCAGATAGGCCATGTGGCAATAGAGAGCAGCAGCGGGGGCACAGCGGAAGACGTAAAGTTAGCTATAAGTGGTTTTTTCCATACAATGGCTTCCGCTTCGTGTGTTAAACTGGTTACAAGTGTAATTTACTTAACATTGGCTTATGAATCTTACTTATGATTTTTGTTTTTGAATCTTACTAAGGACTCAATTGGTTAATGATTTTAGTGCGGACAACATTACATTGGAGGGGTTGCATGCAGACGTTTTTTCGCTATAACTGGATGGTTCGAGAAGAGTGGTATAAGTGGTGTGAAGATTTGCCGGAGGAGGAGCTGCTGAAGCCGCGTATTGGCGGGGTTGGCGGAATTCTGAAGACTCTGTTTCATATTGCCGATGTGGAGTGGAGCTGGATTATGGTGATGCAGGGCAAACCTGATTTTCAGGAGGATTTTGCCGGGTTCAGCAGCCTGGAGAAGGTAAGGGAGCTGGATGCGCGCTTCCGGCCGGAGGTGGAGTCCTTTGTACTGGGCTGGAACGAGGGTCTGGAGCGGAAGACTTTTGCCGACACAAAAAAGGATGGATCCGTGGTAACCTATGCCTGGGGCGAGATTATGCGACATGTGATTGCCCACGAAATTCATCATATCGGGCAGCTCTCGGTATGGGCCAGAGAAGCCGGCAAGCAGCCGCCTTCCGCCAATGTAATTGGCAAGGGGCTTATGGACAGTCTGCCTGGCAGGGCGTAACGTTATCTACAAGCTGGCTGCAGCCGGCACTTTATCTCAAAAGGTATACAAAGCAGCTCCGGCGGAATTTCCGCCGGAGCTTTTTTCAAAAAGGAGCGCTCTACACGCGCGGAAACCACAAATGCCGCAGATCCACCCAGCCCTGGCTGTTGAAGGTTACACCGCGCACGGAAGGCAGATAAGCGGTCTGGACCGGCTTTTCGTACAGAATATGCAGCTGATGATCCTGCGTCAGCTTATCCTCAATCTGCTTGAAGCCTTCGGCTCTCGCTCCGGGATCGGGCTCCCGCGAGATGAGGTTCAGCGTACCTTCAATGTCAGCCCGGATGCCGGGCTCCACATGCTGTGCCAGCGTCTGATACAGATCGA
This genomic window contains:
- a CDS encoding ABC transporter permease, with the protein product MNFRSTCRACSSLFRIRMAEGLQYRASAISGVFVSVFWGLIECVLFTVFYTYSDNGAWNNNGLALSQTISYVWLAQGLFVLQTMSIDSEIMSKINNGDVGVELCRPLNLYTHWFVKSSAGKLGTSWLRSLATILTGFLMPAGYALGAPASVLGFACFLLSAVMAFVLCSSFAMFVTAIRLNITWGDGPTYMLLLFSGILSGTYLPLRLWPDFMQTFLYLQPFGGFADIPVQLYVGSLTPSAALPAIGLQFFWSAVFIASGRTIMDHKLKSIIVQGG
- a CDS encoding ABC transporter ATP-binding protein, which translates into the protein MQIVLKDIRKTFKVYKRPEGRWGLLRGAFMRNVAQVEALAGIGFEIAEGELVGYIGPNGAGKSTTVKVMSGILTPDNGECTIMGSVPWKNRVEHVSKIGVVFGQRSQLWWDVPVADSFDVLKDIYAIRAGDYKTRLAELTETLGVEALLKTPVRQLSLGQRMRCELVAALLHRPAILFLDEPTIGLDAVSKLALRTFLKEENRKYGVTMVLTTHDMDDIEALCERVMVIGHGQLLYDGRLGGLQEKYAPEVITKVNTDAMIAAMYNDLSLV
- a CDS encoding DinB family protein — its product is MQTFFRYNWMVREEWYKWCEDLPEEELLKPRIGGVGGILKTLFHIADVEWSWIMVMQGKPDFQEDFAGFSSLEKVRELDARFRPEVESFVLGWNEGLERKTFADTKKDGSVVTYAWGEIMRHVIAHEIHHIGQLSVWAREAGKQPPSANVIGKGLMDSLPGRA